From the genome of Pseudomonas putida:
AATAGCGTACGCCGTCGACCTCGGCCGGCCCCTGGCCGCCCCAGGTCTCGGGCAGACCCTGTGGATAAGCCTGGTTGAACAGTGCTACCCCGGCGCTGGTCAAGGACTGGTGCGAGGCATGCACATCGAGGGGTAGCGACTCGCGGCGCCAACCGGTCTCCAGCCACATCTGCAGCCGTGCCCAGGCGTACAGCACCGCCCTGAGCAAGCGCCCCCGCGGTGAGTCTCCCGGTGCCGAGCGCGAGAGGTGGTCGGCCAGTTCCGAGCCATGGTTGGGGCCGGCCACCGAGGTCACCGAGGCGACTCGCCAGGGGCGCTTGGCCGCGGCGTAGCGGGCATTGAGGGCGCCCTGGCTGTGGCCGATCAGGTTGACCTTGGCAGCGCCAGTGCGCTGGCAGATGTCTTCGATGATCGCCAGCAGTTGCTCACCCCGCACCTCGTTGGAATGCAGCGGCGAGACCTGTACCGGAAACACCTGCGCCCCACCCTTGCGCAGCGCCGGCACGATGCCGAACCAGTACGGGTAGAGCAGCACGCGAACGAAGCCGAGCATGCCCGGCACCAGCACCAACGGGTATCGCGTAGCCAGTTCCCGACTCATGCCCCAGCCCCTTCCAATGGATGCAGGCATCACCTTAGCTTGCGGCCAATGGCTATCGCAATCGAACTCCCGGCGCCGCGTGAGGTTCCAAACCTGAACAGACCCTTGAGCAAGGAGCGGGACCATGTACAAGCAGACCCTGGCAGTCCTTCTGGCTAGCGCCACCCTCGCCGCCTGCGGCAGCCGCCCGGAAAACCCGGTGGACTACGTCACCTACCGCGACGAGCCGCTGGTCAAGCAGGTCGAGAACGGCATGACCATGCAGAAGGTCATCGCCATCGGCGGCAGTCCGTCCAACGCCATCGATCTGCCCCACGGCGGCATCTGCAACGACTACATCCTCAACCGTGACGGCCACCAGCAGCCCTACTACGTGCGCTTCGACGCTACCGGGCATGTCGACGCCAAGGGTTTCAAGACCTGTAAACAACGCCAAGAAGACAGCGACGCCGCCCACGGCGCGTAAGTCTCGAGACATCCCATGACCACCCTGATTCTTTCGGAGATGAACATGAACGCCACTGAACTGACCGATGTGCAGACCCTGCGCCAGCGTGCCCGCCAGCATGTGGAAAACGGCGCCGTGACCGAGGGTTACCATGCCGACCGCGAGCGCATCATCACCCTGCTCAACGAATCCCTGGCCACCGAGCTGGTCTGCGTGCTGCGCTACAAGCGTCATTACTTCATGGCCAGCGGCATCAAGGCGAGCGTGGCGGCAGCGGAATTTCTCGAGCATGCCAACCAGGAAAGCGAACACGCCGACAAACTGGCCGAACGCATCGTGCAGCTTGGCGGCGAGCCAGACTTCAACCCGGACAACCTGAGCAAGAACTCCCATGCCCAGTACGTCGCGGGCAGCTCGCTGAAGGAAATGGTCCTCGAGGACCTGGTGGCCGAGCGTATCGCCATCGACAGCTACCGCGAGATCATCCAGTACATCGGCGACAAGGATCCGACCACGCGGCGTATTTTCGAGGACATCCTGGCCCAGGAAGAGGAGCACGCCGACGATATGTCGGACTTGCTGCAAGGGCTGTGATCACCAAGGGCCGCTTTCGCGGCCTTTTTTTTACCCGTTTGCCGGCAACGCCAGCGTCCTTTACTTCTTGCCCTTCACTGCAGCCGGCGCCTTGCCGGCTTTCATCTGCTCGAGCAACGGCGTGCACTGGTTGGGCTCGTCGCCGCTGCTCGGCGCAATCAACGCCAGCAGCCCTGCCGCCGGCCCCACCGCCACACCCAAGGCCACCATTCCCGCGCCTCGCAGTGCCAAAGGCACGGCCTGGACCCCCGCGCCCGGCTTGGCGAACGGCCCGCGAACGTAAAGCGGCGAACGCAGCGAGAACAGCCGCAGGCCCTTGGATTCGGGTGTGATCTTCAGGTCCAACTGTTCGCTGGCGAAGTTGGCGGTGCCGTCGATGTGGATGATCGCGTTCTCGGTATCGAAGATGAACAGCCGGGTAGTGGCAAGGCCATCCTTGATGCCCACGTCCGCCGCCGCGCAGTTGATCTTCACGTCTTCGTCGCCGAACAGTTTGCCGACCACATAGTTGCCCACGTTGAGCCCGGCAATCTCCATCAGGCTGCGGCTGATGGCACCATCGTTGATCAACATGCGCAGGTCACCATTGGCCGTGCCGAGCAAGGCCGCCACCGAGTTGCCCCGACCGCGGATGTCGGCATCGCCGTTGAGCTGACCGAAGCTGGTCTGCATGGGCGCGAACCCTGGGAACAGCTCCTTGAGCTTGAACCCCCGCGCGGTCAGCTTGGCATGGCCTTGCAGCGGTACGCTGCGGCCATCCAGGCGAATCATCGAAGCGAGGTTGCCTCCTGCCACGCCAAAGCGCAGGGGCTGCAAGCGCAGCAGGCCGTCGTCGAGAATCACATGGGCCGACAGGTCGTTGAACGGCAGCTTCTCGCTGTGCACGATGCGCTTGCCGGCGAAGGTGACGTCGGCGTCCATGGCGCGCCAGCGTTCGGTACGGAACTCTTCCACCGGCAGTACCTTGCCGGTCGGCTGCTTGCTGGCACCGCCCGGGCCTTCTGCTCGGCATTGGAATCGGCGCCGATCAGCGGCGCCAGGTCCTTGAACAGCAACTGGTTGGACACCAGGTTACCCGACAGTTTGGGGCGCGGCTGGCTGGCGACGAAGGACAGGTCACCATGGATGTCGCTGTCGCCGATCTTGCCGTTGAAACCTTGGTAATCGAAGGTGGCGCCTTGCGCTGCATGCAGGTTGGCGCGCAGATGGCCATCGGTGGAATAGGCCGGGGTGTCCGGCAGGGTCACGCCGGTCAATGGGTAGAGGTTGCCCAGGCTCGCGCCCGACAGCCGCAGGCGCAGGTCCAGCGCGCCAAGGTTGCGCGGGTCGGTCAGGGTGCCGGCCAGGACCACGTGGGTATCGGCGATGCGCACGTCGGCCTGCAGCGGGAACGGCTGCTTGGCGTCCTGCAGCGCCAGCAGGCCACCGATCTTGCCGGTACCGGACACCGGCTGGTTCTTGTAGCGGCCCTCGGCCTTGAGCCCGAACGCATAGTCCTGGGCGCCGCCGGCCTTCTCCGCACTGGCCTTGCCGACGATCTCGCTGAACGGGATCGGCTTGCCGAGCGGGTCGATCTGCACCTTCATGCGGGTTTTCAGGGTCTGGTCGTCGAAGCTGACATTGCCTTGGTCGAAGCCGATGGCGCCGATGTCCAGCTGCCACTTCGAGGGTTCTTCGTTTTCGTCCTTGGGGCCGAAGTCGAAGGTCCAGTTGGCCCGGCCATCGGCCAGGCGGGTCAGGCTGGCGGTGGGCTTGGTCAGGTCGACACGTGGGATGACGATCTGCTGGAACACCAGCGGCAGCGGCGCCAGGCGGAATTCGACGCGCTCAAGGCCCGCCATCTGCGGCTCCTTGAGCCAGTCTGGGTTGCCCAGGGTGATGTCCTCGGCGATGAAGTGCGGCCATGGCACCCAGGCGCGCCAGCCGCCTTCCTCGGGTTCGGTGCGCCACTTCACGGCGAGGTTGCCGTTGATCGCGAAGGGCCGGTGCAGGGCCTCGGAGACCTTGTCGTTCAACATCGGCTTGACGCGGTTCCAGTCGAAGGTAGCGATCAGCACCACCAGGATGGCCAGCAGGGTCAATAGGCTGGCGAGGGTCCAGACGAGGATTCTGGCGGGACGCGTCATTGCGTTGTTCTCCTTTCGACACGGCACGAAACGGGTGCGGCGGTGACCTAGATGGCTCTTGATAAATGGGACTGATGAAAGCCCCGAGGGTTTTATCGCGGCGCCATGATAGCCAATGTTTTTTGCCTTTTTGCTCAGCTTTGCTTCTGGACAAAGGTAGCATCCAGGCTTGGCCCGCCTACCAGCACATGGCCACTATCACCCCTGCAAGGCCCTACCCAGAGCCTTCGCGAGACGCTATCAATCGCGTCGATTGTTACCATTACCCGGATGAACTTTTCTCTGGCGGGGGCGCGCGTAGCATTGGCTTCGTACCCACTTTCCTGCCCCCCAGAGGAGCACCGAGACATGAAACGCCATCTGCTGACCCTTACCCTGTCCATCCTCGCCGCCAACGCATTCGCCATGCCGGCCGATGACCAAGCACTGACTTCCGAAGCGCGTTCGAGCGCCGCCGCCGTTGCCCAACCGCTGAAAACCGTTGCCGAAGGCGGTTCTGATCGTCTGATCGAGCGTTCGAGTCGAGTAGCAGAGGGTGGCTCCGATCGCCTGATCGAACGCTCTGGTCGCGTCGCCGAAGGTGGCTCCGATCGCCTGATCGAGCGCTCTGGCCGCGTCGCCGAGGGTGGCTCCGATCGCCTCATCGAACGTTCCGGTCGCGTCGCCGAGGGTGGCTCCGATCGCCTCATCGAACGTTCCGGTCGCGTCGCCGAAGGTGGCTCCGATCGCCTCATCGAACGCTCTGGCCGCGTCGCCGAGGGTGGCTCCGATCGCCTGGTCGAACTCAGCCACATGAGCTGATCGCCATGGCCGAGAAGAACAACCCACCCAATCGCGCCTGCTCCCCTCCAAGCCCGGTCCATTGACCGGGCTTCGTTTTTTTATCTAGAGTGCCGAGCCTCAACCGCCAAAGAAGCGTGCCCCATGCTGCCGCGTGCCGAACAGAAGCTACAGACCCGCCAGGCCCTGCTCGATGCTGCCTGCCAGCTGATGGAGAGCGGCCGCGGGTTCGGCAGCATCAGCCTGCGTGAAGTGGCCAAGGCTGCAGGCATCGTGCCGACCGGATTCTACCGCCACTTTCCCGATATGGACGCCCTGGGCCTGGCCTTGGTGGCCGAGGTCGACACCACTTTCCGCCAGACCATCCGCCTGGTCCGCCACAACGAACTCGAAATGGGCGGCATCACCGATGCCTCGGTGCGGATCTTCCTCGACGTGGTAGCCGCCCACCATGCCCAGTTCCTGTTCCTGGCCCGCGAGCAGTACGGCGGCTCGCAGGCGGTGCGCCAGGCGATCGCCCGCCTGCGCCAGGACATCAGTGACGACCTGGCCACCGATCTTGCGCGGATGCAGCGCTGGCAGCACCTCGACGGCGCGGCACTGGCGGTGATGGCCGACCTGGTGGTGAAGACCGTGTTCGCCACCTTGCCCGAGCTGATCGACAGCTCCGGACCAGGTTATCCACAGGCCTTGAGCGCGCAGGAAAAGATCACCCAGCAGCTGCGCTTCATTTTCGTCGGGGCGCGGTATTGGCAAGGGCTGGGCAGCCCCGGTTGATCTGTCGCACCAATCGGCCCTATCGCCGGTAAGCCGACGCCTGCACATACAACCCGCCTCGGTAGGAGCCGGCTTGCCGGCGACAGGGTCCGCACAGACACCCCACAATCACGTTCTGCTACCATGGCGCACTGCCCGATTGCGACGAGCGCCTTCATGTCCGACCCCCGCCTTACCCTGCCCGAACTGGCTCGCTTCAACCAGCACTTTGCCCAACGCATCGTGCCGCTGTGGCAAGGCCCAGGCTGGAACGCCGAAATAGCCCTGCCCTACGAGGCACTGGACGCCGAGCACCGGCCACTGCCCGTGCAGCGCTACCGGGCCATGGCCTGCGCCCGCCAGCTGTACCTGTTCAGCAGCCGCATCGAGCAACCGGGCGCAGCGCAGCGGGCAGCCGCGCTGTTCCGCTCGCTGCAAAAGCACTTCCACGACGCCGAGCACGGTGGCTGGTTCTACAGCATCGATGCCGCCGGCAAACCGCTGGATCGGCGCAAGGACCTCTACACCCACGCGTTCATCGTCTTCGCCTGCGCGCACTACTGGGGCAAGAGTGGTGACAGCCTGGTGGAATCCACGCTCAATGCGGCCCTCGAAGTGATTGCCCAGCAGTTCGCCCGCGACGACGGCCTCTACGAGGCAAGCCTTGCCGAGGACTGGGCCGATCTTGCCAGCGGCCCGCTGCAGAACCCGCAAATGCATCTGGCCGAGGCCTTTCTGCAGGTGCTCGCCGTGCGCGACGATCCAGCGGTCCGCCAGGCGTTGTTGCAATTGTGCGAAGCGTTGCAGGCGCATTTCATCGACCCCCAGCACGGCCTGATGCTGGAGAAGCCTCGCGGGGCTGTGGATAACTGGTTCGAGCCAGGCCACCAGTTCGAGTGGTTCTACCTTCTGGACACCTCACCCCTGCTGCGAGGCACTGCCCTGCACAGCTCCATCGACCGCGCCTTCGCCTTTGCCGAACAGTGGGGTGTGAAGGATTCGGCGGTGCTGGCAATGCTCGATGTGGAAGGCAACGTGCTCGATGCCACCCAGCGCATCTGGGCCCAGGCTGAGTACCTGCGGGCGCTGGCGCTGCGCCCTGGCAACGAGGCGAAGTTGCGCACCCAGCTAGAGGCGTTGGCAACGCGCTTCCTGCACGAGGGAGGTTGGCATGAGTGCCGCGATGGTGCTGGAGCGGTCAGTCGGCACGACATGCCTTCGACCACGCCCTATCACTTGGCGACCTGTCTTGAGGGGCTGATCGGCGCCGGCTGACCTGGCATTTCTGCCAGTTCCGATCCTGTAGACGGGTTGTTAGATTGAAGGCTCCACAGTCGGGAGCCTTCATCATGAGCCAAAAAACGTTCGATAAATTCATTAGCAATGAAATCGAAGCGGCCACCAACCAGTTCAAGAAAAAGCCAGAGGGCGACCTGCATGACATTGCCAAAGGCCAGCTTGTGTTCCTGCAAAGCGTCCGCCGTGTGCTCGACGGCACCGCAACCTGGGAAGACCATGGGCTGCATGATGCCGTCAACGATGTACTGCAGGAGCTGGGCGTGCTTAAAACGCACGAAACCTACGTGAAGATGATCTCCAAGTAGCACTCACTGCTTCCAGCTCATCCTTTCGACCGATCGATCGAGAACCCCGCCCAATCCTGGCTCACGGGCATCAACTCGAGGCTGTTGATGTTGATGTGTGCAGGCTGGTTGAGGATCCAGAAGATGGTCTCGGCGATGTCCTGCGGCTGGATCGGCTCGGCGCCAGCATAGGTGGCGTCGTACTTGGCTTGGTCACCGCCGAAGCGCACCAGCGAGAACTCGCTTTCGCACAGCCCCGGCTCGATGTTGCTCACCCGCACGCCAGTGCCGCGCAGGTCGCAGCGCAGGCTCAACGAGAACTGGCCGACGAAGGCCTTGGTGCCGCCGTACACATTGCTGCCCGGATACGGGTAGTTGCCCGCCACGGAACCTACGTTGAGGATCGACGCCCCACGGCCGTGGGCGATCAGGCGCGGCAGCAACAGGCGGGTGGTGTAGATCAGGCCCTTGATGTTGGTGTCGACCATGGTTTCCCAGTCGTCGAGGCTGCAGTTCTGCGCAGCGTCAACGCCCAGCGCCAGGCCCGCGTTGTTGACCAGTGCCTGCAGCTTGTCGAAAGCCGGTGGCAGGCTGGCGATCGCCGCTTCCACGGCCTTGCGGTCGCGCACGTCGAGCACCAGGCCGTGCACTTCGGTCTTGCCCGACAGTTCTGCACAGAGGGCGTCCAGGCGCTCCTTGCGCCGGCCGGTGAGGACCAGCTTCCAGCCAGCATCGGCAAAACGCCGTGCAGTGGCCTCGCCAAACCCGGAAGTGGCACCAGTGATGAATACGGTGGACGTCATGCTGTGTTCCTCGCTTGTAGATAGGTCATCGGCAGGGGATTGCAGCATGCCCGCCACAGGCGCGCGCAGCAAGCCGTAAAGGTGCTTGATCATTTTTTGTACATACCCGCCAAACCCTTGTAGCAGAGGGCCGCACGGCAACTATGCGCATGTTATCCACAAGCCTTTCCCCACGGATTGGGGGCAACTTGACGGAGGGGCGGAACCCTTTCAGCCATCGAGGGTCCCGCAGGGCATTTCTCGATAATGGCTCAAGGCTTTCAAGGGTGCTGGCTGCAGCGGTCTGTCCAAGGCTTTTGCACAGAGTTATCCACAGGCAGGATAAGGCATTTTCGCGACCCTTCGCGCCCTTGAAACTTCAATGAAATCATCCACAAGGAACCGTTGATCAAAAAACGATCAATGCTCTGGGCGCCTTTGCCAATAAGGGATACAGCGAGATGCCACCATGTTTTCCACAGGCGCTTCCACATTATCCGTGGAAAAGATCAGCCTGTGGAAACAATGGCTTGCGAGGGAAATGTGGGATGGCGGCAGAAGGTTATGCGACAAGTTGTCCACATTGGTCGTGCAGGGCTTTTTCGGGTCTTATCGCCGGCAAGCCGGCGACAAGGCTTCAATGCCCGCCGAGGTATGCGTTACGCACCTCTTCGTTGGCCAACAACTCCTGGCCCGTGCCGGTCATGCGTATCTGCCCGTTGACCATCACGTAAGCGCGGTCTGACAGCTTCAGCGCATGGTTGGCGTTCTGCTCCACGAGGAAGATGGTCATGCCGCTCTTGGCCAGTTCGCGCAGGGTGGCGAAGATCTGCTTGACCACGATCGGCGCCAACCCCAGCGAAGGCTCGTCCAGCAACAACAGCTTGGGCCGGCTCATCAGCGCCCGGGCGATGGCCAGCATCTGCTGCTCGCCGCCGGACATGGTCATGGCTCGCTGGTTACGCCGCTCCTTGAGCCGCGGGAACAGCTCGTACATGCGCTGCATGTCCTCATCGGCATGCTTGTCGCCGATGGGGATGGTACCCATCATCAGGTTTTCCTCGACGGTCATGTCGGGGAATACCCGCCGCCCTTCCGGCGACTGGGCAATGCCATTGGAAGCGATGTAGTGCGACGATTTGCGGGTGATGTCGGTGCCGCGGTACAAGATGTGCCCGGACGCCGCCCGCGGCTGGCCGAAGATCGACATCAGCAGGGTCGACTTGCCGGCGCCATTGGCACCGATCAGGCTCACCGTCTCGCCCTCGCCAATGTGCATCGAGACCTTCTTCAGGGCCTGGATCGGCCCGTAGAACACGTCCAGCTCGCGTAGCTCGAGAATGGGTGCACTCATACCAGCTCCTCTTCGTCGGCACCCAGGTAGGCGGCGATCACCGTCGGGTTGTGGCGGATGTCCTGTGGCGCGCCCTCGGCAATCACGTTGCCATGGTCGAGCACCACGATATGGTCGGAAATACTCATGACCATGCCCATGTCGTGCTCGATCAGCACCACGGTGATGTCGTGCTCGTCGCGCAGCACACGGATCATGCGGCTCAGGGCCTCGGTTTCCTGGGGGTTGAGGCCGGCGGCGGGCTCGTCGAGGCAGATGATCTTCGGCCGCGTGCACATGGCTCGGGCGATCTCCAGACGGCGCTGCTGGCCGTAGGAAAGTTCGCCGGCCAGGCGGTTGGCGCAGTCGACCAGGTCGACCACCTCCAGCCAGTAGAAGGCATGGTCGAGGGCATCGCTTTCGGCCTTGCGGTAGGCCTTGGTGTTGAGCACACCGGCCAGCAGGTTGCGGTTGACCCACATGTGCTGGGCCACCAGCAGGTTTTCCACGACCGACATTTCCTTGAACAGACGGATGTTCTGGAAGGTCCGCGCCAGCCCGGCGCGGTTGACCAGGTGGGTGCCGCCGAACATCTTGTAGTACACGCGCTTGGCGAAGCGCGCTGGCGAAACGAAGTCGGCCGCCTGGAAGCGTTCGCCGAGCAACTGGATGACGTTGGTCTGGCTGCCGCGCAGGTTCAGCTCGATACGCCCGCCACTGGCCTTGTAGAAACCGGTCAGGCAGTTGAAGACCGTGGTCTTGCCCGCGCCATTGGGGCCGATGAGGGCGAAGATCTGGTTGCGTCGTACCTTGAGGCTCACGTCGCTGAGCGCCTTGATGCCACCGAAGTGCATCATCAGGTTGTCGACCGAGAGAATGATGTCGTCGCTCATGGCGCCACTCCTTTACGCGGAACCACACCGGTACGGCTGATGCGGATCAACCCTCGCGGTCGCCAGATCATCATCAGCACCATCAGCACGCCGAACAGCAGCACCCGGTATTCCGAGAAGCTGCGCAGCAGCTCCGGCGCCACGGTGAGCACGAAGGCGGCGATCACCACGCCCACCGTCGAGCCCATGCCCCCGAGCACGACGATGGCCAAGATCAGCGCCGACTCGAAGAAGGTGAACGACGACGGATTGACGAAGCCCTGGTAGGTGGCGAAGAACACCCCGGCAAGACCTGCGGTGGAGGCGCCGAGGGTGAATGCCGAGAGCTTGACCAGTACGTGGTTCAGGCCCATCGAGCGGCAGGCGATCTCGTCCTCGCGCAGCGCTTCCCAGGCGCGCCCGACCGGCATCCGGGTCAATCGATGCTTGATGTACAGCACTGCCAGCACTACCAGGAACAGCACGGCGTAGATGAACAGGAATTTCAGGTTGGGGTTGTAGTCGATGCCGAAGAACTCATGGAACGGCACCCCGCCGTCCTTGGCCCGGCGGCCGAACTCCAGGCCCATGAAGGTTGGCGCAGGCGCCGGCATACCGTTCGGGCCACCGGTGAACGACAACCAGTTGTTGAGCACCAGGCGGATGATTTCACCAAAGCCCAGGGTCACGATCGCCAGGTAGTCGCCATGCATGCGCAACACCGGGAAACCGAGGATGCACCCGGCCAGGGCCGCAGCGATGGCCGCCAGTGGCAGCACGCTCCAGAAACCCAGCCCGAGGTATTGGTAGCCCAGCGCCAGGCCATAGGCACCGATGGCGTAGAACGCCACGTAGCCCAGGTCGAGCAGCCCCGCCAGGCCGACCACGATGTTCAGGCCCAGGCCCAGCAACACGTAGATCAGGCCGAGGATGACCACGGTCAGCAGGTACTTGTTGGCGAAGATCGGGAACACGATGGCGATGACGATCAGCGCCGGGATGATATAGCGCAGCCGCGACTTGTAGCCCGGCGCCAGCACGTGCACACCGGAGCCGCCGCTGTCGAAGCCCTGCAGCATGCGCTGGCCGCTGGCGGTCTGCAGGAACAGGCTGAGCAGGAAGCGCCCGACCATCACCCCGCCGACCAACCAGGCCACCCGCGCCGGTTGCGCGTTGAAGCTGTAGCCGTCGAGCACCACGCCGACGACCGGCCCGAACACGATGAGCGCCAGCAGGCCGGCGACGAGGGTCTCCAGCAGGCTGCGTTTGAGATCGAAACCCTTGGTTTCGGAAATGGAGGCAGTTTTGGCAATGGACATGTTCACACCTTAGCCACGAGCGGGCGACCCAACAGGCCTTGCGGGCGGAAGATAAGGATCGCCACCAGCAGCGAGAAACTGAACACATCCTTGTAGTCGGAGTTGATCAAGCCGGAGAACAACGACTCGGAGATGCCCAGGATGATGCCGCCGAGCATGGCCCCTGGCAGCGAGCCGATGCCGCCGAGCACCGCGGCAGTGAACGCCTTGATGCCGATGATGAAGCCCGCATAGAAGTCGAAGGTGCCGTAGTTCATGGTGATCAGCACGCCAGCCAGTGCGGCCATTACCGCGCCGATGACGAACACGTAGGAAATCACCCGGTCGGTGTTGATACCGAGGATCGAGGCCATCTTGCGGTCTTGCTGGGTGGCGCGGCACATGCGGCCGAGCTTGGTGTACTTGATCACGTAGGTCAGCAGGCCCATGCCGACGAAGGCCGCCACCAGGATGAAGATCTTGGTGTAGGTCAATTGCACGAAGCCGGTGCCGACTTCGATGCGCATGGCGCCTTCGAGCAGGGTCGGCACGCCTTGCTGGCGGGCGCCCTGGCTGATCTGCGCGTAGTTCTGCAGGATCAGCGAGATACCGATGGCGCTGATCAGTGGCGCCAGGCGAGTAGAGTTGCGCAGGGGTTTGTAGGCGATGCGCTCGATGGTGAAGCCGTAGACGCCCGTGACGACCACGGTGAACAACAGCGTGCCGAGCATCAGCAGCGGGAAGGACTCGATACCGAAGTAGGCCAGCAATGCCAGGCTGATCGCCGCGAGGTACGCGGAAATCATGTACACCTCGCCGTGCGCGAAGTTGATCATGCCGATGATGCCATAGACCATTGTGTAGCCGATGGCGATCAGGCCATAGACCGACCCGAGGGTCAGGCCGTTGACCAGTTGCTGCAGGAAAATACCATCCATAACGCAATCTCACCTGAGCGAGACTGCACGAGCGCCGACCACGCAAAGCCACGGATGAAGCGGCCCTAGCAGCGCAGAACCGTGCAGGTCTCCAAATAAGGACAGGTACCGCAGGGGCTTGAGCCCGGGCCTGAACCCGGGCTGGCGGCCGTTGTTATTTTTGTTTTTCCAGCTGGTGGTACTTGCCGCTGGCATCCCACTGGTAGACCACGTAGTCGGAGACGGTCAGGTCACCCTTGCTGTCCCACTTCTTCTCGCCCATGACGGTCTGCACCGGGTTGGCCTTGAGCCACTTGGCGGCATCCTCGCCCTTGTTCGACTTGGCGCCGTTGAAGGCGGCAGCCAGGGCCTGGACCGAGGCGTAGGCGTACAGGGTGTAGCCCTCGGGTTCGGTGCCGGCTTTTCGGAACTCTTCTACCACCGCCTTGCTGTCTGGCAGCAGACGCGGGTCGGCGCCGAAGGTCATGTACACGCCGTCGACGTACTGGGCACCACCTGCGGTGGCCACCAGCTCGTCGGTGACGATACCGTCATCG
Proteins encoded in this window:
- a CDS encoding esterase/lipase family protein; this encodes MSRELATRYPLVLVPGMLGFVRVLLYPYWFGIVPALRKGGAQVFPVQVSPLHSNEVRGEQLLAIIEDICQRTGAAKVNLIGHSQGALNARYAAAKRPWRVASVTSVAGPNHGSELADHLSRSAPGDSPRGRLLRAVLYAWARLQMWLETGWRRESLPLDVHASHQSLTSAGVALFNQAYPQGLPETWGGQGPAEVDGVRYYSWSGTVQPGRTDRGRNRFDGSSYFCRLFARSFVKEKGQCDGMVGRFSSHLGQVIGDDYPLDHLDIVNQSLGAVGKGAEPLRLFTEHAARLKAAGL
- the osmE gene encoding osmotically-inducible lipoprotein OsmE, with the protein product MYKQTLAVLLASATLAACGSRPENPVDYVTYRDEPLVKQVENGMTMQKVIAIGGSPSNAIDLPHGGICNDYILNRDGHQQPYYVRFDATGHVDAKGFKTCKQRQEDSDAAHGA
- a CDS encoding ferritin-like domain-containing protein is translated as MNATELTDVQTLRQRARQHVENGAVTEGYHADRERIITLLNESLATELVCVLRYKRHYFMASGIKASVAAAEFLEHANQESEHADKLAERIVQLGGEPDFNPDNLSKNSHAQYVAGSSLKEMVLEDLVAERIAIDSYREIIQYIGDKDPTTRRIFEDILAQEEEHADDMSDLLQGL
- a CDS encoding phage infection protein — encoded protein: MKRHLLTLTLSILAANAFAMPADDQALTSEARSSAAAVAQPLKTVAEGGSDRLIERSSRVAEGGSDRLIERSGRVAEGGSDRLIERSGRVAEGGSDRLIERSGRVAEGGSDRLIERSGRVAEGGSDRLIERSGRVAEGGSDRLVELSHMS
- a CDS encoding TetR family transcriptional regulator; protein product: MLPRAEQKLQTRQALLDAACQLMESGRGFGSISLREVAKAAGIVPTGFYRHFPDMDALGLALVAEVDTTFRQTIRLVRHNELEMGGITDASVRIFLDVVAAHHAQFLFLAREQYGGSQAVRQAIARLRQDISDDLATDLARMQRWQHLDGAALAVMADLVVKTVFATLPELIDSSGPGYPQALSAQEKITQQLRFIFVGARYWQGLGSPG
- a CDS encoding AGE family epimerase/isomerase, translating into MSDPRLTLPELARFNQHFAQRIVPLWQGPGWNAEIALPYEALDAEHRPLPVQRYRAMACARQLYLFSSRIEQPGAAQRAAALFRSLQKHFHDAEHGGWFYSIDAAGKPLDRRKDLYTHAFIVFACAHYWGKSGDSLVESTLNAALEVIAQQFARDDGLYEASLAEDWADLASGPLQNPQMHLAEAFLQVLAVRDDPAVRQALLQLCEALQAHFIDPQHGLMLEKPRGAVDNWFEPGHQFEWFYLLDTSPLLRGTALHSSIDRAFAFAEQWGVKDSAVLAMLDVEGNVLDATQRIWAQAEYLRALALRPGNEAKLRTQLEALATRFLHEGGWHECRDGAGAVSRHDMPSTTPYHLATCLEGLIGAG
- a CDS encoding SDR family oxidoreductase, with the translated sequence MTSTVFITGATSGFGEATARRFADAGWKLVLTGRRKERLDALCAELSGKTEVHGLVLDVRDRKAVEAAIASLPPAFDKLQALVNNAGLALGVDAAQNCSLDDWETMVDTNIKGLIYTTRLLLPRLIAHGRGASILNVGSVAGNYPYPGSNVYGGTKAFVGQFSLSLRCDLRGTGVRVSNIEPGLCESEFSLVRFGGDQAKYDATYAGAEPIQPQDIAETIFWILNQPAHININSLELMPVSQDWAGFSIDRSKG
- a CDS encoding ABC transporter ATP-binding protein translates to MSAPILELRELDVFYGPIQALKKVSMHIGEGETVSLIGANGAGKSTLLMSIFGQPRAASGHILYRGTDITRKSSHYIASNGIAQSPEGRRVFPDMTVEENLMMGTIPIGDKHADEDMQRMYELFPRLKERRNQRAMTMSGGEQQMLAIARALMSRPKLLLLDEPSLGLAPIVVKQIFATLRELAKSGMTIFLVEQNANHALKLSDRAYVMVNGQIRMTGTGQELLANEEVRNAYLGGH
- a CDS encoding ABC transporter ATP-binding protein, producing MSDDIILSVDNLMMHFGGIKALSDVSLKVRRNQIFALIGPNGAGKTTVFNCLTGFYKASGGRIELNLRGSQTNVIQLLGERFQAADFVSPARFAKRVYYKMFGGTHLVNRAGLARTFQNIRLFKEMSVVENLLVAQHMWVNRNLLAGVLNTKAYRKAESDALDHAFYWLEVVDLVDCANRLAGELSYGQQRRLEIARAMCTRPKIICLDEPAAGLNPQETEALSRMIRVLRDEHDITVVLIEHDMGMVMSISDHIVVLDHGNVIAEGAPQDIRHNPTVIAAYLGADEEELV
- the livM gene encoding high-affinity branched-chain amino acid ABC transporter permease LivM, encoding MSIAKTASISETKGFDLKRSLLETLVAGLLALIVFGPVVGVVLDGYSFNAQPARVAWLVGGVMVGRFLLSLFLQTASGQRMLQGFDSGGSGVHVLAPGYKSRLRYIIPALIVIAIVFPIFANKYLLTVVILGLIYVLLGLGLNIVVGLAGLLDLGYVAFYAIGAYGLALGYQYLGLGFWSVLPLAAIAAALAGCILGFPVLRMHGDYLAIVTLGFGEIIRLVLNNWLSFTGGPNGMPAPAPTFMGLEFGRRAKDGGVPFHEFFGIDYNPNLKFLFIYAVLFLVVLAVLYIKHRLTRMPVGRAWEALREDEIACRSMGLNHVLVKLSAFTLGASTAGLAGVFFATYQGFVNPSSFTFFESALILAIVVLGGMGSTVGVVIAAFVLTVAPELLRSFSEYRVLLFGVLMVLMMIWRPRGLIRISRTGVVPRKGVAP